From Oceanipulchritudo coccoides, the proteins below share one genomic window:
- the truB gene encoding tRNA pseudouridine(55) synthase TruB — MSSANSYEGVLLIDKPDGMTSHDVVDKVRHKLKMKRVGHAGTLDPNATGLLIILVGKATKLSQFLMGLDKTYEGVITFGVATTTQDVEGEVVSEQPVPELSEDQLKEAMQTFVGDQYQTPPMFSAKKIDGVALYKLARKGKTVEREPRFIHISSFTLDKWETPDMEFTLSCSKGTYVRTVANDLGEKLGCGGYLKELRRTDIERFHIEDSIELETFQDLPVEEIKGWLIPSYQAVPSNAI, encoded by the coding sequence ATGAGTTCAGCCAATTCATATGAAGGCGTTTTGTTGATCGATAAGCCCGATGGAATGACGTCCCATGACGTCGTCGACAAGGTTCGCCATAAACTTAAGATGAAACGTGTCGGACATGCCGGGACGCTTGATCCGAACGCTACCGGTTTGTTGATCATTCTTGTCGGGAAGGCCACCAAGCTTTCCCAGTTCCTCATGGGGCTGGACAAGACCTACGAGGGGGTCATTACATTCGGCGTCGCGACGACGACTCAGGATGTGGAAGGGGAGGTTGTCTCCGAGCAGCCCGTTCCGGAGTTGAGTGAAGACCAACTCAAGGAGGCGATGCAAACGTTCGTCGGTGACCAGTACCAGACGCCCCCCATGTTCTCAGCGAAGAAAATCGATGGGGTGGCCCTCTATAAACTGGCCCGCAAAGGCAAGACGGTTGAGCGTGAGCCAAGATTCATCCATATTTCCTCCTTTACTTTGGATAAATGGGAAACTCCGGACATGGAATTCACCCTCTCTTGCAGCAAGGGGACCTATGTTCGTACAGTGGCCAACGATTTGGGCGAGAAACTCGGTTGTGGCGGCTATTTGAAGGAGCTTCGCCGAACAGACATCGAGCGCTTCCATATCGAGGACTCCATTGAGCTTGAGACATTCCAGGACCTCCCTGTTGAGGAAATTAAAGGTTGGCTCATTCCTTCCTACCAGGCTGTTCCCAGCAACGCCATTTAG
- the ribF gene encoding riboflavin biosynthesis protein RibF, with product MSTHSSSSEKDRSPGLTAYLGKRILEGGTLEQPVHLAIGMFDGVHVGHQAVIHEAIKASQAQPGSLSGVLTFDPHPSQVLRPDQATALLMPLEQRVERMLEVGIDKVFVFPFTREFAAGEASEFVPTLRSWFPMLKSLYVGENFRFGAMRSGNVDTLTETAGPLDIRVGVLRRKSYQGEPISSSAIRASLAQGEMSAVNSMLGSPYRISGTIIAGKKVGRGLGFPTVNISWNPEALPRLGVYRVEASDMASGDKFCGIANYGLHPTVSEAASPLLEVHFLDGSEFPTTGDKLEVSLLEFIRPEMKFSSMEALQEQIRRDVEAVKAKDADTNPG from the coding sequence GTGTCCACTCACTCCTCCAGTTCCGAGAAGGACCGGTCCCCGGGATTGACCGCTTACCTGGGGAAACGAATTCTGGAAGGTGGAACACTTGAACAACCAGTCCATCTGGCCATCGGCATGTTCGACGGAGTTCATGTCGGGCATCAGGCAGTCATTCATGAAGCCATTAAGGCCTCGCAGGCTCAACCGGGTTCCTTGTCGGGTGTTTTGACCTTTGATCCCCATCCGAGCCAGGTTCTGCGCCCCGATCAAGCAACCGCCTTGTTGATGCCGCTTGAACAACGTGTCGAGCGGATGCTTGAAGTGGGGATCGACAAAGTGTTTGTTTTTCCTTTCACGCGTGAGTTTGCCGCGGGGGAAGCTTCAGAGTTTGTTCCGACCCTTCGGTCATGGTTTCCCATGCTGAAAAGTCTCTATGTTGGCGAAAACTTCCGCTTTGGAGCAATGCGTAGTGGAAATGTCGATACGCTTACTGAAACAGCTGGCCCGTTGGACATACGGGTGGGTGTGCTAAGACGCAAAAGCTATCAAGGTGAGCCGATTAGCAGCAGTGCCATTCGCGCATCCCTTGCCCAAGGGGAAATGTCAGCTGTAAATTCCATGCTCGGATCTCCCTACAGGATCAGTGGCACCATTATTGCAGGCAAGAAGGTTGGACGCGGGCTTGGTTTTCCGACCGTTAATATTTCATGGAATCCGGAGGCCCTTCCACGTTTGGGCGTCTATCGGGTGGAGGCTTCAGATATGGCATCCGGGGATAAGTTTTGTGGCATCGCCAACTATGGCTTGCACCCGACTGTGTCCGAGGCCGCATCGCCTTTGCTTGAGGTGCACTTCCTGGATGGATCGGAATTTCCGACAACTGGAGACAAACTCGAGGTTTCTCTTCTCGAATTTATCCGTCCGGAGATGAAATTTTCCTCAATGGAAGCCCTCCAGGAACAGATCCGGCGGGATGTTGAGGCGGTCAAGGCAAAGGACGCCGACACAAACCCCGGATGA
- a CDS encoding inositol monophosphatase family protein produces the protein MDTAFRHRVNAARVAIRNQTGFFNQQRGRVSSEWKPDETRVTFADFAISEKICEELRRSFPDDQFLSEESGLLDEVVPVESRYSWVLDPIDGTNNYALGMSACAISLALMKQGHPVYGLIYDGSTGELLEGGSGRPILVDGKKFTPANRPFEKRTSIIALHFPLPAGRPRQFEALLETYRVRSLGSASLHLAYVALGRIDGVIDERVRIWDVAAACALIEASGRKIIYMDENPFPMKAFESNGAFIRYAAGSEGFLTAVQNWLG, from the coding sequence ATGGATACGGCCTTCAGACATCGAGTGAATGCGGCACGGGTCGCGATTCGCAATCAGACCGGTTTTTTCAATCAACAGAGAGGGCGTGTTTCCTCTGAATGGAAGCCCGATGAAACCCGGGTCACTTTTGCTGATTTTGCCATTTCTGAGAAGATCTGTGAAGAGCTGCGTCGCTCCTTCCCGGATGACCAGTTCCTGTCCGAGGAATCCGGTTTGCTGGATGAGGTCGTTCCAGTGGAATCACGATATTCATGGGTGCTTGATCCGATCGACGGAACCAACAACTACGCCTTGGGCATGTCCGCTTGTGCTATTTCCCTGGCCCTTATGAAACAGGGCCATCCGGTCTATGGATTGATCTACGATGGGAGTACCGGAGAATTACTGGAAGGAGGCTCGGGCAGGCCAATCCTTGTTGATGGTAAGAAATTTACCCCGGCAAACCGGCCTTTTGAGAAGCGGACCAGCATCATTGCCCTCCATTTCCCGCTCCCGGCCGGCCGTCCGCGCCAATTCGAAGCTCTTCTTGAGACCTATCGGGTCCGCAGCCTCGGCAGTGCCTCGCTCCATCTGGCATATGTCGCCCTGGGACGCATTGACGGGGTTATTGATGAACGGGTCAGGATTTGGGACGTCGCTGCCGCTTGCGCACTAATTGAGGCCAGTGGGCGAAAAATTATCTACATGGATGAGAATCCGTTTCCCATGAAAGCGTTTGAATCAAACGGCGCTTTCATCCGCTACGCAGCTGGGAGCGAGGGCTTTTTGACAGCCGTGCAAAATTGGCTTGGCTGA